A window from Nitrosopumilus adriaticus encodes these proteins:
- a CDS encoding ABC transporter ATP-binding protein, translating to MTKLEAKNIVKYFSHDSHKLKALGGVNLKVEAGDFVCLVGPSGCGKSTFLRIVAGLESPDEGQILFDGHPVAQTGPERIMVFQEGALFPWLKVQDNVEFGLKMAGIPKEERAKISHRYLDMMQLTKFADSYTFQLSTGMKQRVAIARALVMDPDVLLMDEPFAALDAQTRDLLLVEMQLIWEKTKKTILFVTHNVSEAAVLGTKVAIFSNRPSIIKKEVDNNFPRPRVTEDETLLKFQQDILAELRPEVKKSKD from the coding sequence ATGACTAAACTTGAAGCAAAAAATATTGTAAAATATTTTAGTCATGATTCTCACAAACTAAAAGCACTAGGTGGTGTAAACCTCAAAGTTGAGGCTGGGGACTTTGTATGTTTGGTTGGGCCCTCAGGATGTGGAAAATCCACCTTCTTACGTATAGTCGCAGGCTTGGAATCCCCTGATGAAGGACAAATATTGTTTGATGGTCATCCTGTTGCTCAAACAGGGCCTGAGAGAATAATGGTTTTTCAAGAGGGTGCATTATTCCCATGGCTTAAGGTTCAGGATAATGTAGAATTTGGATTAAAGATGGCTGGAATTCCAAAAGAGGAAAGAGCAAAGATATCTCATAGGTATCTTGACATGATGCAGCTAACAAAATTTGCAGATTCTTACACTTTTCAACTTTCAACTGGAATGAAACAACGTGTAGCTATAGCTAGAGCATTGGTAATGGATCCTGATGTATTGCTAATGGATGAACCATTTGCAGCACTAGATGCACAGACTAGAGACTTGTTACTAGTTGAGATGCAATTAATTTGGGAAAAGACAAAAAAGACAATTTTGTTTGTAACTCATAATGTTTCAGAAGCTGCAGTTCTTGGAACTAAAGTTGCAATCTTTAGTAATCGCCCATCAATAATTAAAAAAGAAGTTGATAATAATTTTCCAAGACCTAGAGTTACGGAAGATGAAACACTATTAAAATTTCAACAAGATATTTTGGCAGAATTAAGACCTGAGGTAAAAAAAAGTAAAGACTGA
- a CDS encoding ABC transporter substrate-binding protein, translated as MKTRSIVSAGIVGIILMITLGITLNSSDTIHENKLRIAYFPNIGHAIPIVGMEKDFFQKSIGDEIKIEARVFDSGPQAIESLFANSIDLAYVGPGPAINGFLNSENHNVRILAGAASGGASFIVHPLSEINSASDFADKKIAAPQIGNTQDVSLRHYLSVNGLKTAEKGGSVIVYNIPNPDIYTLFVKGDIDGAWVAEPWATILETELDGKRLFHEEELWPNNEFASVLLIANVDYVEKNRKLVSDLLTSHHETAEWINENPIETRIIFNNFLKSHLGQSLSDDVVDVALSNLVITADPLLDSVYSFAEKADTLGYLGRNGYDLAGIFYPLNSNSVLEENT; from the coding sequence ATGAAAACTCGATCAATTGTTTCAGCAGGAATTGTGGGAATAATTTTGATGATAACACTCGGAATTACTCTTAATTCTAGCGATACTATACATGAAAATAAACTTCGTATTGCATATTTTCCAAATATTGGTCATGCTATCCCTATTGTTGGAATGGAAAAAGACTTTTTTCAAAAAAGTATTGGCGATGAAATAAAAATTGAAGCACGTGTTTTTGATAGCGGCCCCCAGGCAATTGAATCATTATTTGCAAATTCAATTGATCTTGCCTATGTTGGACCTGGACCTGCAATAAATGGATTTTTAAATTCAGAAAATCATAATGTAAGGATTCTTGCAGGTGCTGCAAGTGGTGGAGCAAGCTTTATCGTTCATCCATTATCTGAAATTAATTCTGCATCTGACTTTGCTGACAAAAAGATTGCTGCACCTCAAATTGGAAACACTCAAGATGTTTCTCTACGTCACTATCTATCTGTAAATGGTTTGAAGACTGCAGAAAAGGGCGGTTCAGTGATTGTCTATAATATTCCGAATCCTGATATCTACACTTTATTTGTAAAAGGCGATATTGATGGTGCATGGGTTGCCGAACCTTGGGCTACTATTTTAGAAACTGAACTTGATGGAAAAAGATTATTCCACGAAGAGGAATTGTGGCCAAACAATGAATTTGCATCTGTTCTTTTGATTGCAAATGTGGATTATGTTGAAAAAAATCGTAAACTAGTTTCTGATTTGTTGACTTCACATCATGAAACTGCAGAATGGATTAATGAAAATCCAATAGAAACTAGAATTATTTTTAATAATTTTCTAAAATCACACTTGGGACAATCTTTATCTGATGATGTTGTGGATGTTGCTTTATCCAATCTTGTAATAACTGCTGATCCTCTTCTTGATTCTGTTTACTCTTTTGCAGAAAAAGCTGATACGCTTGGATATTTGGGAAGAAATGGATATGACTTAGCTGGAATTTTTTACCCCCTTAATTCAAATTCTGTCTTGGAGGAAAACACGTAA
- the lysX gene encoding lysine biosynthesis protein LysX: protein MSKVCIVFDRLRAEEKMLQKEASELGHDAVMLDAKITQINTDSKKEDYDLGDIVLERCVSYFRGLHFTASLEFLDIPVLNKFEVANICGNKMFMTLLLKKNNIPTPKTYFSFSSESAAENLEKVGFPLVIKPVIGSWGRGVMPLKDKDTMEAVFEIRDITDSPHDRIYYLQELIKRPPRDIRVITVGDEPVAAMYRKSSGGFKTNIALGADPELCEITKEMEDMASKASKAMGGGILGIDMMEDDQRGLVVHEVNNTVEFKGLARVSQRNIPKEMVEFALNYVRK, encoded by the coding sequence ATGTCAAAAGTCTGTATTGTGTTTGACCGCCTAAGAGCGGAAGAGAAGATGCTCCAAAAAGAAGCATCAGAACTAGGACACGATGCAGTAATGCTTGATGCAAAAATTACTCAAATAAACACAGATAGTAAAAAAGAAGACTATGATTTAGGAGATATCGTTCTAGAAAGATGCGTCAGCTATTTCAGAGGTCTCCATTTTACTGCAAGTTTAGAGTTTTTAGATATTCCAGTTTTAAACAAATTCGAAGTTGCAAATATTTGTGGAAATAAGATGTTCATGACATTACTTTTAAAAAAAAATAATATTCCAACTCCAAAGACATATTTTTCATTTTCAAGTGAAAGTGCAGCTGAGAATTTAGAAAAAGTTGGATTCCCTCTAGTCATTAAACCTGTAATTGGAAGTTGGGGAAGAGGAGTGATGCCATTAAAAGATAAGGATACAATGGAGGCAGTTTTTGAAATCAGAGACATCACAGATAGCCCACATGACAGAATTTACTATTTGCAAGAATTAATCAAGAGACCACCAAGAGACATCAGAGTAATCACAGTAGGTGATGAGCCAGTAGCTGCAATGTATAGAAAGTCATCAGGTGGTTTTAAAACAAATATCGCATTAGGAGCAGATCCAGAACTTTGTGAGATAACAAAAGAGATGGAGGATATGGCCAGTAAAGCATCAAAAGCAATGGGCGGTGGAATTTTGGGAATTGATATGATGGAAGACGATCAGAGGGGGTTAGTAGTACATGAAGTCAATAATACAGTAGAATTCAAAGGATTGGCAAGAGTTTCACAACGAAATATACCAAAAGAAATGGTAGAATTTGCCCTAAACTACGTTAGGAAATAA
- the lysW/argW gene encoding alpha-aminoadipate/glutamate carrier protein LysW — MNCPECDATLNIPDDASVGEIVSCPDCGADFEISKKDGSNVELKQAETVGEDWGE; from the coding sequence ATGAACTGCCCAGAATGTGACGCAACACTAAACATCCCAGACGATGCCTCAGTTGGAGAAATTGTCTCCTGTCCTGATTGTGGCGCTGACTTTGAAATCTCAAAAAAAGACGGATCAAATGTTGAGCTTAAACAAGCAGAAACCGTAGGCGAAGACTGGGGAGAGTAA
- the argC gene encoding N-acetyl-gamma-glutamyl-phosphate reductase, whose protein sequence is MKVGVVGASGYVGGETLRLLVNHPDVEIGMVTSRQHVGEYLHRVQPSLKGFTDLMFSELDYDKLTDQCDLVFTAVPHGTATEIVKALYDRGVKVIDLSADYRLHNQDAYDKWYGWEHPHPDYLAKSVFGVPELHREAIKKAQLVSCPGCMAVTSMLALAPLIRNDIIDTEHIVVDSKIGSSGAGSGSGTAHAMRAGVIRPYKPAKHRHTGEIEQELSEIAGHKIRVSMSPHAVDVVRGILCTNHTFLKKDIDEKELWKLYRQTYGEERFIRLIRDKKGLYKFPDPKFLVGSNFCDIGFDLDEDNNRLIALSASDNLMKGAAGSAIQNMNVMCGFDEMDGLRNTPLTPV, encoded by the coding sequence ATGAAAGTAGGTGTAGTTGGCGCATCAGGTTATGTAGGTGGAGAAACACTTCGTCTACTTGTTAATCACCCTGATGTTGAGATCGGCATGGTGACATCAAGGCAGCATGTTGGAGAGTATCTCCACAGAGTTCAACCAAGTTTGAAAGGATTTACAGATCTGATGTTTTCCGAATTAGATTATGACAAATTAACTGATCAATGTGATTTAGTATTTACAGCAGTTCCTCATGGAACTGCAACTGAGATTGTAAAGGCACTCTATGACAGAGGAGTCAAGGTGATTGATTTGAGTGCAGATTATAGATTGCATAATCAGGATGCATACGACAAATGGTATGGCTGGGAACACCCACATCCAGATTATTTAGCAAAATCAGTTTTCGGAGTACCTGAATTACACCGAGAAGCGATTAAAAAAGCACAGCTTGTTTCATGTCCAGGATGCATGGCAGTAACATCAATGCTAGCACTTGCACCATTGATTAGAAATGACATTATTGATACAGAACATATTGTAGTTGATTCTAAAATCGGTTCTTCTGGTGCAGGTTCTGGTTCAGGCACTGCACATGCAATGAGAGCAGGAGTAATCAGACCATACAAACCAGCAAAGCACAGACATACAGGTGAGATTGAACAAGAACTAAGTGAGATTGCAGGGCATAAAATTCGTGTCTCAATGAGCCCACATGCTGTAGATGTAGTTCGAGGAATTTTATGTACAAATCACACATTCTTGAAAAAAGATATTGATGAAAAAGAATTATGGAAATTATATCGACAAACTTATGGTGAAGAAAGATTCATCAGACTAATTAGAGATAAAAAAGGATTATACAAATTCCCTGATCCAAAATTCTTAGTTGGTTCAAACTTTTGTGATATAGGGTTTGATCTTGATGAAGACAACAATAGATTAATTGCATTATCTGCATCAGATAACTTGATGAAAGGTGCAGCAGGTTCAGCCATTCAAAACATGAATGTTATGTGCGGTTTTGATGAAATGGATGGGCTTAGAAATACACCATTAACTCCTGTTTAG
- a CDS encoding argininosuccinate synthase yields MTQKGILAFSGGLDTSVVVKYLQEEHDMDVITVTVDVGQCDDTKKIAAKAKKLGVKKHYNIDARKEFVKDYIFPSIKANALYQKKYCLATALARPLIAEKVLEIAKKEKVTSLAHGCSGKGNDQVRFDITLRSGSDLPIIAPIRDKNLDRETELKFANKHGIEIDAVAKRFSIDQNLWGRAIEGGVLEDPYNEPPDDAFIWVKTKNLPDKPAYLEIKFEQGIPVAVDGKKLESQKLIEYINKKAGDAGVGIVDHIEDRVVGIKSREVYETPAATCLIEAHSDLEKMVHTKHENKFKSIIDDEWAYLVYSGLWQDPLRADLDGFIEQSQKPVSGTVKLKMFKGSLRVVGRKSNNSLYSHEIATYGTESTFDQRLAKGFVELWGMQSTEANKLQKKRSTKT; encoded by the coding sequence ATGACACAAAAAGGAATTCTTGCATTTTCAGGAGGATTAGATACTTCAGTAGTTGTAAAATATTTGCAAGAAGAACATGACATGGATGTCATTACAGTAACAGTTGATGTAGGTCAATGCGATGATACTAAAAAAATTGCAGCCAAAGCAAAAAAACTTGGTGTAAAAAAACACTACAACATTGATGCTAGAAAAGAATTTGTCAAAGATTACATTTTTCCATCAATAAAAGCAAATGCTCTTTATCAGAAAAAATATTGTCTTGCAACAGCTCTTGCACGACCATTAATTGCAGAAAAAGTATTAGAGATTGCAAAAAAAGAAAAAGTAACTTCACTTGCACATGGATGTTCAGGAAAAGGAAATGATCAAGTACGATTTGACATTACATTGCGTTCCGGCTCAGACCTTCCAATCATAGCTCCTATACGCGATAAAAATCTAGACAGGGAAACAGAATTAAAATTTGCAAATAAACACGGAATAGAAATCGATGCTGTAGCAAAAAGATTTAGTATTGATCAAAATTTGTGGGGACGTGCAATAGAGGGCGGAGTACTAGAGGATCCATACAATGAACCACCAGATGATGCATTCATTTGGGTTAAAACAAAAAACTTACCAGATAAACCAGCATACTTGGAAATTAAATTCGAACAGGGGATTCCTGTTGCAGTAGATGGAAAAAAACTGGAATCACAAAAACTTATCGAATACATTAACAAAAAAGCAGGAGATGCAGGAGTTGGGATAGTTGATCATATTGAGGATAGAGTTGTTGGAATCAAATCAAGAGAAGTGTACGAGACTCCAGCTGCCACATGTCTAATTGAAGCTCATTCAGATTTGGAAAAAATGGTCCATACAAAGCATGAAAATAAGTTCAAATCAATAATAGATGATGAATGGGCATATTTGGTATACTCAGGACTTTGGCAAGATCCACTGAGAGCAGATCTTGATGGATTCATTGAACAATCACAAAAACCAGTTTCTGGAACTGTGAAACTAAAGATGTTCAAAGGAAGTCTTAGAGTAGTCGGCAGAAAATCAAATAATTCATTATACAGTCACGAAATTGCCACATACGGTACAGAATCAACTTTTGATCAAAGATTAGCCAAAGGATTTGTAGAATTGTGGGGAATGCAGTCAACAGAAGCTAATAAATTACAAAAGAAAAGGTCAACAAAAACATGA